AATATTGGGATAATACATGCCAGTCCTCAGCGGTGAACGTGCAACCTCTAGGCAATTCGGACGTCATTGTATGGTTTGCGTTGGAAGTTATCATAGGAAACACTCCTTGCTGATTTGGATAAACGATTCGCTTTTTTTGTGTCAGAAAAGTTAACTTGATTAGCCGTATGTTACTACTCTTTTGGTCAAAATATCAAGATAGGTAACTTGTTTTTGGTTGAAATCACAAACAGTTCAGTAAAAACCGTACATGGATACGGAAAAATGCGGATTTTTCTTACGTTAGATGTTAATTGTAAAAAGAGAACAACCTTTCAGTATGTTTTTCCATTATTGATTATTAACTCCATGGAGGTTGTCCTGCCATCAGAATTCAGTGTGAATATCCGTTAGTTGAGCAACCATTCTTGTGGGCATAAAAAGATTTTCGCAAAGAATGTCACAGATCCCGGCCGTCATTTGTCTACAGTATGTAAACCAAATGACGGAGGCGAATGAGAAATGAATTTAAGAACGAATTACAGAGTAGCGAGTCCAGGCGCATTTAAAGCGATGATGGCAATGGAGCAATATATATCCGGGCAATTTGAAAATAAAGTATTGTATGAGTTGTTAAAAATCCGAGTGTCCCAGATTAATGGTTGCGCCTTTTGTCTCGATATGCATGCCAAAGATCTGATGAAACTGGGAGATTATGCGGATCATATTTTATTGCTGAGTGTGTGGCGTGAAGTGCCTTTCTTCACGGATCAAGAACGTGTTATGCTGGAGCTGGCTGAAGCGGTGACCCGAATCTCGGAACACGGTGTACCACTTGCGTTGTACGATAAGGTTCGTGAACATTTCAGTGAATCCGAACTGGTGGATCTGATCCTGGCCATTAACACGATTAATAACTGGAACCGGATTGCGATCACAACTGGGATGTATCCGGGTTGCTTTAACTAAAATACACGCACCATGCCAGAGGAGGCTTCTTATGAATTCCAATTTCCACGCCAATGAACCAGAAGTGTCTTCTCTGGATGTTGGTGAGTTGTATATTCGTTATAAAAAATATGCATTTTCAATAGCTTACCGCATGCTTGGCAGTGTGGTAGAAGCTGAAGATATTGTGCAGGATTGTTTTGCGGGGATTCAGAGCACGTCTGCTCAGGATATTCGTAATCCCAAGTCCTACATCGCCAGATTGGTTGTGAACCGAAGCTTGAATCTGCTAAATTCCGCCCGTAATCAGCGGGAAAGTTATGTTGGTGAGTGGCTGCCAGAGCCGATGGGTGACAGTGAAGAGGCGAACATGCCAGAGGAAACGATGGAGAAAAAAGAGTTAATCTCCTACGCCTATCTGGTCATGTTGGAGCGTCTATCGCCCATGGAGAGGGCTGTTTTTGTCCTTCGTGAAGCGTTCCGATATGATTATTCCGAAATAGCGGATTGGCTGGGCAAAACGGAGAGTAACTGCCGTCAAATCTTTAGCCGTGCCAGGCGAAATCTGCCCGAAAGACTTCCGCCGATCGAGCAGAGTGATGCGGATATGATAGCCAAAGGTGAATTACTGAGCCGTTTTACAACGGCTTTCCTTCGTTATGACGTCTCTGCCATGCTGGAGTTACTGGCAGATCAGCCTGTATTTACAGCAGATGGCGGTGGCGTTGTGCATACGGTTATGAGAACAATGAACGTTCACAAAGGTGTGCTTGCACTCCT
The nucleotide sequence above comes from Paenibacillus sp. W2I17. Encoded proteins:
- a CDS encoding sigma-70 family RNA polymerase sigma factor, with protein sequence MNSNFHANEPEVSSLDVGELYIRYKKYAFSIAYRMLGSVVEAEDIVQDCFAGIQSTSAQDIRNPKSYIARLVVNRSLNLLNSARNQRESYVGEWLPEPMGDSEEANMPEETMEKKELISYAYLVMLERLSPMERAVFVLREAFRYDYSEIADWLGKTESNCRQIFSRARRNLPERLPPIEQSDADMIAKGELLSRFTTAFLRYDVSAMLELLADQPVFTADGGGVVHTVMRTMNVHKGVLALLTSRRVLTRLRDREWVPMWINGELQLALMKEGQLSEVLCLELDASGERIEGVYLVVNPNKLTSIDNSTL
- a CDS encoding carboxymuconolactone decarboxylase family protein gives rise to the protein MNLRTNYRVASPGAFKAMMAMEQYISGQFENKVLYELLKIRVSQINGCAFCLDMHAKDLMKLGDYADHILLLSVWREVPFFTDQERVMLELAEAVTRISEHGVPLALYDKVREHFSESELVDLILAINTINNWNRIAITTGMYPGCFN